Proteins encoded within one genomic window of Tachysurus vachellii isolate PV-2020 chromosome 16, HZAU_Pvac_v1, whole genome shotgun sequence:
- the tmem63a gene encoding CSC1-like protein 1 isoform X2, with translation MASFTMLRENVTVRPDNSCFSATQSTVLMGVSFGGVPVVLLLDFIVFIVLLATFTCIRKKLWDYGRLALVAEAEGMTSFMSIEESEHERGLCSWLTFIITMDEAVVKERCGIDAVHYLSFQRHLIILLLIVCVLSISVILPVNLSGNLLGKDPYNFGRTTIANLENDDKLLWLHTVFAVLYLILTVALLRHHTSLMKGRRRETARTTLFICSVPPAASADSLRIHFTEAYPSCEVKDVHLCYDVAKLIRLTTEKRRAEKNLLYYRKILDSQGQQEVINPRACGHLCMCCPCQGCKGVDAIEYYSSDFARVEEDLRKHKENNVQRPLGMAFVTLQTESMAAYILKDFNALRCGAGSQEMGRVREVTCGCQREPQPSSSSEQLNVKQWSVSYATHPNNIYWENLSMPSWWWWTRYLVLNILLFLLLFFLTTPSIVISTIDKFNVTKPIHYLNSAVISQFFPTLLLWSFSALLPTIVYYSTVLESHWTRSSENMSMMYKLYIFLLFMVLILPSLGLTSLDVFFRQLFDSQSEGKLRFECVFLPDQGAFFVNYVIAAALVGSGMELLRLPSLLLYTIRMALAHSAAERKYVKQNQAYQFEYGAMYGWTLCVFTVIMAYSITCPVIAPFGFLYITLKHLVDKHNLYFAYLPARLDRQVHLGAVNQALAAPIICLFWLYFFSVLRTGFMAATSLFTLVVLCVTIFIGISYTCFGHFKYLSPHNYVVKDEDEDPDATSQSSNSSIYLPKVLQPEDASKSPAEVSRHHSYGTTDTSPAVPGAQEEQCA, from the exons ATGGCTAGTTTCACCATGCTGCGGGAAAATGTCACGGTGCGCCCGGACAACAGCTGCTTCAGCGCCACCCAGAGCACGGTGCTGATGGGCGTGAGCTTCGGAGGAGTGCCGGTCGTTCTGCTGCTCGACTTCATCGTCTTCATA GTGCTGCTGGCGACCTTTACTTGTATACGGAAGAAACTCTGGGATTACGGGAGACTTGCGCTAGTAGCAGAAGCTGAAGg GATGACATCATTCATGTCCATTGAGGAGAGTGAGCACGAGAGG GGATTATGTTCTTGGCTGACCTTCATCATCACAATGGA tgaaGCAGTGGTGAAAGAGAGGTGCGGGATAGATGCTGTTCACTACCTGTCATTCCAGCGTCATCTTATTATTCTCCTGCTCattgtctgtgtcctgtccatTTCTGTCATCCTCCCAGTCAATCTCTCTGGAAACCTGCTTG GGAAAGATCCATACAATTTTGGCAGAACAACCATCGCAAATCTCGAGAATGA CGATAAACTGCTTTGGCTGCACACAGTGTTTGCAGTTCTGTACCTCATCCTCACGGTGGCACTGCTGAGACATCACACCTCTCTAATGAAAGGACGcagaagagagaca GCTAGAACAACGTTATTTATTTGCTCCGTCCCTCCCGCCGCCAGCGCAGACAGTTTAAGGATTCATTTTAC AGAGGCGTACCCATCCTGCGAGGTGAAGGATGTTCATCTATGCTACGATGTGGCTAAGCTGATTCGCCTGACAACTGAAAA GAGGCGAGCAGAGAAAAACTTGCTGTACTACCGCAAGATCCTGGACTCCCAGGGGCAGCAGGAAGTCATCAACCCCCGGGCTTGTGGGCACCTTTGCATGTGCTGCCCGTGCCAAGGGTGTAAAGGG GTTGATGCTATAGAGTACTACAGTTCTGATTTTGCTCGGGTTGAAGAAGACTTGAGAAAGCATAAAGAGAATAATGTGCAGCGTCCACTGGGAATGGCTTTTGTCACACTCCAGACCGAATCCATGGCAGCATA CATTCTGAAAGATTTCAATGCTCTTCGATGTGGAGCTGGGTCTCAGGAAATGGGAAGAGTGAGAGAAGTGACGTGTGGCTGTCAGAGAGAGCCTCAGCCTTCATCCAGCAGCGAACAGCTGAACGTAAAACAATGGAGCGTGAGCTATGCAACCCATCCGAATAACATCTACTG GGAGAACCTGTCCATGCCAAGCTGGTGGTGGTGGACTCGATATCTGGTGCTGAACATCTTACTCTTCCTCCTGCTCTTCTTCCTCACTACTCCTTCCATAGTCATCTCTACCATTGACAAGTTCAATGTCACAAAACCCATCCACTACCTAAAT AGCGCTGTTATCAGTCAGTTCTTCCCAACTCTGCTCCTGTGGTCCTTCTCTGCACTGCTGCCCACTATAGTATACTACTCTACAGTGCTGGAGTCCCACTggaccag GTCGAGTGAGAATATGAGTATGATGTACAAGCTCTACATCTTCTTGCTCTTCATGGTGCTCATCCTGCCATCACTGGGCCTCACCAG TTTAGATGTGTTTTTCCGGCAGCTCTTTGATTCTCAGTCAGAGGGAAAGCTGAGATTTGA gtgtgtgtttttaccaGATCAGGGCGCTTTCTTTGTGAATTACGTGATCGCTGCTGCATTGGTAGGCTCCGGGATGGAGTTGCTCAGATTGCCGAGTTTGTTGCTCTACACCATACGCATGGCTCTTGCACATTCTGCTGCGGAGAGGAAATACGTTAAACAG AATCAGGCATACCAGTTTGAATATGGAGCGATGTACGGATGGACTCTATGCGTCTTCACAGTCATCATGGCTTACAGCATCACCTGTCCTGTTATAGCACCGTTTG gTTTTCTGTATATAACCTTAAAGCACCTGGTGGACAAACACAACCTGTACTTCGCCTACCTGCCTGCCCGCCTGGACCGACAGGTGCACCTGGGAGCTGTCAATCAAGCCCTTGCTGCACCAATCATCTGTCTGTTCTGGCTCTACTTCTTCTCTGTGTTGAGGACAg gCTTCATGGCTGCCACGTCTCTCTTCACCTTggtggttctgtgtgtgaccATTTTCATTGGCATCAGTTACACCTGCTTTGGCCACTTCAAGTACCTCAGTCCTCATAATTATGTC GTtaaggatgaagatgaagaccCTGATGCAACTTCACAAAGTTCAAACAGCTCT ATATACCTTCCCAAGGTTTTGCAGCCCGAAGATGCCTCCAAGTCTCCCGCAGAGGTCAGCCGCCACCATTCCTACGGCACCACAGACACAAGCCCAGCTGTTCCCGGCGCACAAGAAGAGCAGTGCGCATAG
- the tmem63a gene encoding CSC1-like protein 1 isoform X1, translating to MASFTMLRENVTVRPDNSCFSATQSTVLMGVSFGGVPVVLLLDFIVFIVLLATFTCIRKKLWDYGRLALVAEAEGFNEISKRRFGRMTSFMSIEESEHERGLCSWLTFIITMDEAVVKERCGIDAVHYLSFQRHLIILLLIVCVLSISVILPVNLSGNLLGKDPYNFGRTTIANLENDDKLLWLHTVFAVLYLILTVALLRHHTSLMKGRRRETARTTLFICSVPPAASADSLRIHFTEAYPSCEVKDVHLCYDVAKLIRLTTEKRRAEKNLLYYRKILDSQGQQEVINPRACGHLCMCCPCQGCKGVDAIEYYSSDFARVEEDLRKHKENNVQRPLGMAFVTLQTESMAAYILKDFNALRCGAGSQEMGRVREVTCGCQREPQPSSSSEQLNVKQWSVSYATHPNNIYWENLSMPSWWWWTRYLVLNILLFLLLFFLTTPSIVISTIDKFNVTKPIHYLNSAVISQFFPTLLLWSFSALLPTIVYYSTVLESHWTRSSENMSMMYKLYIFLLFMVLILPSLGLTSLDVFFRQLFDSQSEGKLRFECVFLPDQGAFFVNYVIAAALVGSGMELLRLPSLLLYTIRMALAHSAAERKYVKQNQAYQFEYGAMYGWTLCVFTVIMAYSITCPVIAPFGFLYITLKHLVDKHNLYFAYLPARLDRQVHLGAVNQALAAPIICLFWLYFFSVLRTGFMAATSLFTLVVLCVTIFIGISYTCFGHFKYLSPHNYVVKDEDEDPDATSQSSNSSIYLPKVLQPEDASKSPAEVSRHHSYGTTDTSPAVPGAQEEQCA from the exons ATGGCTAGTTTCACCATGCTGCGGGAAAATGTCACGGTGCGCCCGGACAACAGCTGCTTCAGCGCCACCCAGAGCACGGTGCTGATGGGCGTGAGCTTCGGAGGAGTGCCGGTCGTTCTGCTGCTCGACTTCATCGTCTTCATA GTGCTGCTGGCGACCTTTACTTGTATACGGAAGAAACTCTGGGATTACGGGAGACTTGCGCTAGTAGCAGAAGCTGAAGg GTTTAATGAGATTTCTAAACGCCGTTTTGGTAGGATGACATCATTCATGTCCATTGAGGAGAGTGAGCACGAGAGG GGATTATGTTCTTGGCTGACCTTCATCATCACAATGGA tgaaGCAGTGGTGAAAGAGAGGTGCGGGATAGATGCTGTTCACTACCTGTCATTCCAGCGTCATCTTATTATTCTCCTGCTCattgtctgtgtcctgtccatTTCTGTCATCCTCCCAGTCAATCTCTCTGGAAACCTGCTTG GGAAAGATCCATACAATTTTGGCAGAACAACCATCGCAAATCTCGAGAATGA CGATAAACTGCTTTGGCTGCACACAGTGTTTGCAGTTCTGTACCTCATCCTCACGGTGGCACTGCTGAGACATCACACCTCTCTAATGAAAGGACGcagaagagagaca GCTAGAACAACGTTATTTATTTGCTCCGTCCCTCCCGCCGCCAGCGCAGACAGTTTAAGGATTCATTTTAC AGAGGCGTACCCATCCTGCGAGGTGAAGGATGTTCATCTATGCTACGATGTGGCTAAGCTGATTCGCCTGACAACTGAAAA GAGGCGAGCAGAGAAAAACTTGCTGTACTACCGCAAGATCCTGGACTCCCAGGGGCAGCAGGAAGTCATCAACCCCCGGGCTTGTGGGCACCTTTGCATGTGCTGCCCGTGCCAAGGGTGTAAAGGG GTTGATGCTATAGAGTACTACAGTTCTGATTTTGCTCGGGTTGAAGAAGACTTGAGAAAGCATAAAGAGAATAATGTGCAGCGTCCACTGGGAATGGCTTTTGTCACACTCCAGACCGAATCCATGGCAGCATA CATTCTGAAAGATTTCAATGCTCTTCGATGTGGAGCTGGGTCTCAGGAAATGGGAAGAGTGAGAGAAGTGACGTGTGGCTGTCAGAGAGAGCCTCAGCCTTCATCCAGCAGCGAACAGCTGAACGTAAAACAATGGAGCGTGAGCTATGCAACCCATCCGAATAACATCTACTG GGAGAACCTGTCCATGCCAAGCTGGTGGTGGTGGACTCGATATCTGGTGCTGAACATCTTACTCTTCCTCCTGCTCTTCTTCCTCACTACTCCTTCCATAGTCATCTCTACCATTGACAAGTTCAATGTCACAAAACCCATCCACTACCTAAAT AGCGCTGTTATCAGTCAGTTCTTCCCAACTCTGCTCCTGTGGTCCTTCTCTGCACTGCTGCCCACTATAGTATACTACTCTACAGTGCTGGAGTCCCACTggaccag GTCGAGTGAGAATATGAGTATGATGTACAAGCTCTACATCTTCTTGCTCTTCATGGTGCTCATCCTGCCATCACTGGGCCTCACCAG TTTAGATGTGTTTTTCCGGCAGCTCTTTGATTCTCAGTCAGAGGGAAAGCTGAGATTTGA gtgtgtgtttttaccaGATCAGGGCGCTTTCTTTGTGAATTACGTGATCGCTGCTGCATTGGTAGGCTCCGGGATGGAGTTGCTCAGATTGCCGAGTTTGTTGCTCTACACCATACGCATGGCTCTTGCACATTCTGCTGCGGAGAGGAAATACGTTAAACAG AATCAGGCATACCAGTTTGAATATGGAGCGATGTACGGATGGACTCTATGCGTCTTCACAGTCATCATGGCTTACAGCATCACCTGTCCTGTTATAGCACCGTTTG gTTTTCTGTATATAACCTTAAAGCACCTGGTGGACAAACACAACCTGTACTTCGCCTACCTGCCTGCCCGCCTGGACCGACAGGTGCACCTGGGAGCTGTCAATCAAGCCCTTGCTGCACCAATCATCTGTCTGTTCTGGCTCTACTTCTTCTCTGTGTTGAGGACAg gCTTCATGGCTGCCACGTCTCTCTTCACCTTggtggttctgtgtgtgaccATTTTCATTGGCATCAGTTACACCTGCTTTGGCCACTTCAAGTACCTCAGTCCTCATAATTATGTC GTtaaggatgaagatgaagaccCTGATGCAACTTCACAAAGTTCAAACAGCTCT ATATACCTTCCCAAGGTTTTGCAGCCCGAAGATGCCTCCAAGTCTCCCGCAGAGGTCAGCCGCCACCATTCCTACGGCACCACAGACACAAGCCCAGCTGTTCCCGGCGCACAAGAAGAGCAGTGCGCATAG